A region from the Azospirillaceae bacterium genome encodes:
- a CDS encoding DUF697 domain-containing protein encodes MSRLEEQQEPVAAAVPEVVDAAPSVADDASEALARRLDKASRILARYSGWGIAAGAVPVPVVDIAALAVVQTKMVTELAELYGETVSLESVQAIVGVLIGVLVPKSVSSLLTQILVNVLPGLAGLAGLTTMAAFSGVGTYAMGRVFIRYFEGGGRLHGLSVQAIRRELEREFAGQPQGTPQGA; translated from the coding sequence ATGTCCCGGCTTGAGGAACAACAAGAGCCCGTGGCGGCTGCCGTGCCCGAGGTGGTGGATGCGGCGCCGTCCGTCGCGGATGATGCGTCGGAGGCGCTGGCCCGGCGCCTGGACAAGGCTTCCCGCATCCTGGCGCGGTACTCGGGCTGGGGCATCGCCGCCGGTGCCGTGCCCGTGCCGGTGGTGGACATCGCGGCCCTGGCCGTGGTCCAGACCAAGATGGTGACGGAACTGGCCGAACTGTACGGTGAGACGGTGTCGCTGGAATCGGTCCAGGCCATCGTCGGCGTGCTGATCGGCGTGCTGGTGCCCAAAAGCGTCTCCTCCCTGCTGACCCAGATTCTGGTCAACGTCCTGCCGGGACTGGCCGGCTTGGCGGGCCTGACCACCATGGCCGCCTTTTCCGGCGTCGGCACCTATGCGATGGGGCGCGTCTTCATCCGTTATTTCGAAGGGGGCGGCCGGCTGCACGGCCTCAGCGTTCAGGCCATACGCCGGGAACTGGAGCGGGAGTTCGCCGGCCAACCTCAAGGGACGCCGCAGGGCGCCTGA
- a CDS encoding cyclic peptide export ABC transporter: MTAEGMNADGGRHGGARPFAARLLAALAGTPGSARKDRFQSLRDALDRTRTVTLRQLALAAILAACCGTGVLAIINKAAALASDDGYSLVYVFLFFVLIVGYNVAQKFFTKGAAHDLEMALHDVRGSTATRIARLDLRHFESFTAERFYTALVRYYEMISMGIVNLLSGVQSGVLFLFSICYVLYLSPAAFLLTLVAVGFLTYGYLMKAGETDGARHEAANAETRLMEGVHDLIQGFKELKLDPAKRAVVVDEIKACSAQAAERRAHANDVLTDLIVYINSTFYLLSGAVVFLLPLLSKDSHEQIERLVMVVLFAASSLMTGVGATVQTVAGVRLAAQGIRAFEGELDGQVETHDDDVGATAPPPFQSLALRDVHYTHATGNGDQRFSIGPINFDARMGEIVFITGGNGSGKSTALKVMTALYPAMGGQLLLNGAPLATGATESYRRLFGTVFAEFYTFHRLFNIPAEREPEMWRLLKQMQLAEKLPGGLMNGFNPAALSTGQRKRLALVIALLEDRPVLLFDEWAADQDPEFRAIFYREILPALKAAGKAVIAVTHDDRYFDVADRRYHMDEGKMREVTAA, from the coding sequence ATGACGGCGGAGGGTATGAACGCCGACGGCGGCCGGCACGGCGGGGCCCGTCCCTTCGCCGCGCGCCTGCTGGCGGCCCTGGCCGGCACCCCGGGCAGCGCGCGCAAGGACCGTTTCCAGTCGCTGCGCGACGCCCTTGACCGCACGCGCACCGTCACCCTGCGGCAGTTGGCGCTGGCCGCCATCCTGGCCGCCTGTTGCGGCACCGGCGTGCTGGCCATCATCAACAAGGCGGCAGCACTGGCGTCGGATGACGGCTATTCGCTGGTCTACGTCTTCCTCTTCTTCGTCCTGATCGTCGGCTACAACGTCGCCCAGAAATTCTTCACCAAGGGGGCGGCGCACGACCTGGAAATGGCGCTGCACGATGTCCGGGGCAGCACCGCCACCCGCATCGCCCGCCTGGATCTCCGCCATTTCGAGAGTTTCACGGCGGAGCGCTTCTACACCGCCCTGGTCCGGTACTACGAGATGATCTCCATGGGGATCGTCAACCTGCTGTCGGGCGTGCAGTCGGGCGTCCTGTTCCTGTTCAGCATCTGCTACGTCCTCTACCTGTCGCCCGCAGCCTTCCTGCTGACCCTGGTGGCGGTGGGCTTCCTGACCTACGGCTACCTGATGAAGGCCGGCGAGACGGATGGCGCCCGGCATGAGGCAGCGAACGCGGAAACACGGCTGATGGAAGGCGTGCACGACCTGATCCAGGGCTTCAAGGAACTGAAGCTGGATCCGGCCAAGCGCGCCGTGGTGGTGGATGAGATCAAGGCCTGCAGCGCGCAGGCTGCGGAGCGACGGGCGCACGCCAACGACGTGCTGACCGACCTGATCGTCTACATCAACAGCACCTTCTACCTGTTGAGCGGTGCGGTGGTCTTCCTGCTGCCGCTGCTCAGCAAGGACAGCCACGAACAGATCGAGCGCCTGGTGATGGTGGTGCTGTTCGCCGCCAGTTCGCTGATGACCGGCGTGGGCGCCACCGTGCAGACCGTCGCCGGCGTGCGCCTGGCAGCCCAGGGCATCCGCGCGTTCGAGGGCGAACTGGACGGCCAGGTGGAAACCCATGACGACGACGTCGGCGCCACCGCCCCGCCGCCGTTCCAGTCTCTGGCGCTGCGCGACGTGCACTATACCCACGCCACCGGCAACGGCGACCAGCGCTTCAGCATCGGCCCCATCAATTTCGACGCGCGGATGGGGGAGATCGTGTTCATCACCGGCGGCAATGGCTCCGGCAAGTCCACGGCGCTGAAGGTGATGACGGCACTGTACCCCGCCATGGGCGGGCAGCTGCTGCTGAACGGCGCGCCGCTGGCAACCGGCGCCACGGAAAGCTATCGCCGCCTGTTCGGCACCGTGTTCGCCGAGTTCTATACCTTTCACCGGCTGTTCAACATCCCGGCGGAGCGTGAGCCGGAGATGTGGCGGCTGCTGAAGCAGATGCAGCTGGCGGAAAAACTGCCCGGCGGCCTGATGAACGGCTTCAACCCGGCAGCCCTGTCCACCGGCCAGCGCAAGCGCCTGGCCCTGGTCATCGCCTTGCTGGAGGACCGGCCGGTGCTGCTGTTCGATGAATGGGCGGCGGACCAGGACCCGGAATTCCGCGCCATCTTCTACCGCGAGATCCTGCCGGCCCTGAAGGCGGCCGGCAAGGCGGTCATCGCGGTCACCCACGACGACCGCTATTTCGATGTCGCCGACCGGCGCTATCACATGGATGAGGGTAAAATGCGCGAGGTCACGGCGGCATGA
- a CDS encoding prohibitin family protein — protein sequence MTMSTEPATPTIQQPAPKPAKPGLRVRFRIWRQRQRLNILLITLILAFACVVLADRIFVNIPSGSVGVLWLRLAGGTQTGFHYNPGLKIIPPWDQIFIYDVRLRRLDETVQALTRDGLAVDVELTVSYFVDRDLVGNLHETLGPQFEDTLIRPTISSEIRNAVAELRPDDLYSINRTALEQRVARLVRGVLARSHLDVGSDHQLIDIQDIFIRNITLPPAVRASIEQKIAEEQNALRFQFVLEKERLESERKAIEAQGIRQFQEIVSNGISDRYLRWKGIDATLQLARSPNAKVVVIGAQNGLPLILDTTDKSVTDKTGPDLAPAVGPRAKRPVTLPVGGQDGEAMSSAWPPPLPEAVDPLDAMDEAKPAPAAKAKPPEGVKPGTVAPGDVKPVPGPTPGKP from the coding sequence ATGACCATGTCCACCGAACCGGCGACGCCGACCATCCAGCAGCCCGCGCCAAAGCCGGCCAAGCCCGGCCTGCGCGTCCGCTTTCGCATCTGGCGGCAGCGCCAGCGGCTGAACATCCTGCTGATCACGCTGATCCTGGCCTTCGCCTGCGTCGTCCTGGCCGACCGCATCTTCGTCAACATCCCGTCGGGCTCAGTCGGGGTATTGTGGCTGCGCCTGGCCGGCGGCACCCAGACCGGGTTCCACTACAATCCCGGTCTGAAGATCATCCCGCCTTGGGACCAGATCTTCATATATGACGTGCGTCTGCGCCGCCTGGACGAAACGGTCCAGGCGCTGACCCGCGACGGCCTGGCGGTGGATGTCGAACTGACCGTGTCCTACTTCGTGGACCGCGACCTGGTGGGCAACCTGCACGAGACGCTGGGGCCCCAGTTCGAGGACACGCTGATCCGCCCGACCATCAGTTCGGAGATCCGCAACGCGGTGGCGGAGCTGCGTCCGGACGACCTGTACAGCATCAACCGCACGGCGCTGGAACAGCGGGTCGCCCGCCTGGTGCGCGGCGTGCTGGCACGCAGCCATCTGGACGTCGGCAGCGATCACCAGCTGATCGACATCCAGGACATCTTCATCCGTAACATCACCCTGCCCCCGGCAGTCCGGGCTTCCATCGAACAGAAGATCGCGGAGGAGCAGAACGCCCTGCGCTTCCAGTTCGTGCTGGAGAAGGAACGGCTGGAGAGCGAGCGCAAAGCCATCGAGGCGCAGGGTATCCGCCAGTTCCAGGAAATCGTCTCCAACGGCATTTCCGACCGCTACCTGCGCTGGAAGGGCATCGACGCCACCTTGCAGTTGGCCAGGTCGCCCAACGCCAAGGTGGTGGTCATCGGTGCCCAGAACGGCCTGCCGCTGATCCTGGACACCACGGACAAGTCCGTGACCGACAAGACCGGCCCCGACCTGGCGCCCGCCGTAGGCCCGCGCGCCAAGCGCCCGGTGACGCTCCCGGTCGGTGGGCAGGATGGGGAAGCCATGTCGTCCGCCTGGCCCCCGCCGCTGCCGGAGGCGGTCGATCCCCTGGACGCCATGGACGAGGCCAAGCCCGCGCCGGCCGCCAAGGCGAAGCCGCCGGAAGGCGTGAAGCCCGGCACCGTAGCACCTGGGGACGTGAAGCCGGTCCCTGGCCCCACCCCCGGCAAGCCGTGA
- a CDS encoding acyltransferase domain-containing protein — translation MSVSGTLPVTFLFGGQGSQYYQMGAELFRGHPVFAEWMCLGDRFLRENFGRPILDTLYAPGRGLGDTFDALPITHPAIFMTEVALARTLEHHGIVPDQVAGVSLGEFAAMVVAGMMPLETALALVARQPEVYARHCAPGGMVAVLASPELWRGNPILNSRSELAGVSSDEHFVLSATAAMMPAIAAELDRLRLPYQALPVPFAFHSRWMEPAAEASRALTADVRLEAGRCPCHSASLQGWTTPDTPDLFWRIARGQMHVGHMVQTLEGRGGAIYVDLSPSGTLATLIRMQLPPDSRSQVFTILSPFANGLKAIDRLLAALRPAAIA, via the coding sequence ATGAGCGTTTCCGGCACCTTGCCCGTCACCTTCCTGTTCGGGGGCCAAGGGTCGCAGTACTACCAGATGGGGGCGGAGCTGTTTCGCGGCCATCCGGTCTTCGCCGAGTGGATGTGCCTGGGCGACCGCTTCCTGCGGGAGAATTTCGGCCGGCCCATCCTGGACACCCTTTATGCCCCGGGGCGGGGCCTGGGCGACACCTTCGACGCCCTGCCCATCACCCATCCGGCCATCTTCATGACCGAGGTGGCGCTGGCCCGCACGCTGGAACATCACGGCATCGTGCCCGACCAGGTGGCGGGGGTCAGCCTGGGTGAGTTCGCGGCCATGGTGGTCGCCGGCATGATGCCGCTGGAAACGGCGCTGGCCCTCGTGGCCCGCCAGCCGGAGGTATACGCCCGCCACTGTGCCCCGGGCGGCATGGTCGCCGTCCTGGCCAGTCCCGAACTGTGGCGCGGCAACCCCATCCTCAACAGCCGCAGCGAACTGGCCGGCGTCAGTTCGGATGAGCATTTCGTGCTGTCGGCCACGGCGGCGATGATGCCGGCCATCGCGGCGGAACTGGACCGCCTGCGCCTGCCTTACCAGGCCTTGCCCGTCCCCTTCGCCTTCCATTCGCGCTGGATGGAGCCGGCGGCGGAGGCCAGCCGCGCCCTGACGGCGGATGTCCGGCTCGAGGCGGGGCGTTGCCCCTGCCATTCCGCCAGCCTGCAGGGCTGGACCACGCCCGACACCCCGGACCTGTTCTGGCGCATCGCCCGCGGGCAGATGCATGTCGGCCACATGGTGCAGACCCTGGAAGGGCGGGGCGGCGCCATCTATGTCGACCTCAGCCCGTCGGGCACCCTGGCGACGCTGATCCGCATGCAACTGCCGCCGGACTCAAGGTCGCAGGTCTTCACCATCCTGTCGCCCTTCGCCAACGGCCTGAAGGCCATCGACCGGCTGCTGGCGGCGCTGCGGCCGGCGGCCATCGCGTGA
- a CDS encoding DUF697 domain-containing protein → MVEKPAQSAAPAPEAVVAPEAPVAPVATPAPDVSHDLALTLLATSEIKDYVVAAVAVSVVPLPLVDVAGITAIQLRMIQKLSELYGKPFTKSLGSSVLASLVGTVGGLAGGLAVGSLIKAVPGIGWALSAATLPIAAGASTYAIGKVFVKHYEQGGSLWDLDTTKFKAFAHEQYEKGKELAKIAKKEAKDVKESKEAATAA, encoded by the coding sequence ATGGTTGAGAAGCCCGCCCAGAGCGCTGCCCCCGCCCCCGAGGCCGTTGTCGCTCCCGAAGCTCCGGTGGCGCCCGTCGCGACCCCGGCCCCCGACGTCAGCCACGATCTGGCCCTGACACTGCTGGCCACCAGCGAGATCAAGGACTATGTCGTGGCCGCCGTCGCGGTCAGCGTTGTGCCCCTGCCGCTGGTCGATGTCGCCGGCATCACGGCCATTCAGCTGCGCATGATCCAGAAGCTGTCGGAACTGTACGGCAAGCCCTTCACCAAGTCGCTGGGCAGCTCCGTCCTGGCGTCGCTGGTCGGCACCGTCGGCGGCCTGGCGGGCGGTCTGGCCGTCGGCAGCCTGATCAAGGCCGTGCCGGGCATCGGCTGGGCCCTCTCTGCCGCGACCCTGCCCATCGCCGCCGGCGCCTCCACCTATGCCATCGGCAAGGTGTTCGTGAAGCACTATGAGCAAGGCGGCTCGCTGTGGGATCTGGACACCACCAAGTTCAAGGCCTTCGCGCACGAACAGTATGAGAAGGGCAAGGAATTGGCCAAGATCGCCAAGAAGGAAGCCAAGGACGTCAAGGAAAGCAAGGAAGCCGCCACCGCGGCCTGA
- a CDS encoding beta-ketoacyl synthase N-terminal-like domain-containing protein, protein MPLDHPGANVFLGVMPAVTGAWQVHVPTAHILTDPLRWLALLSRHGVSISWAPNFAFSMIGRSADRLAALNLDLSSVSFLVSAGEQVAAATSSTFLELLEGYGLRDGALRPAFGMAESCSGITWSKGLTRDQLAGNPTILSLGPPIPGAAIRITDEDGRVLPAGELGLLELSGPSVTQGYYDNADANAEALKPGGWFATGDLAYVAEGELYITGRKKQIIIINGLNIPAHDIEAAAEEVAGVAPSFTAAFSVFSAERGTEELVLVFSPAGDVAEGDLARHLRAHLTRRTGLAPTHLLALPPHQIPKTNIGKIQRLDLKRRFEKGELRGYQLVAEAPRPAAPRKNGRGQETLITTVWADALSLADIGPDDNFFELGGHSVLLIQVAGRLKEHFPALEPVDLFRFPTIRTLAAYLRDAAEGPDAAPTAQATAPRRAYEGETEVAVIGIACRFPGADNPAEFWANLQAGRESIARFTVDELVAAGFDRTAVSHPDYVPASPVLKDAAGFDAAFFGYGAREAELMDPQQRLFLHCAWEALEDAGYNPFQYAGRIGAFAGASMNTYFTNNVHPNRHKLDPRDRIDVFTLDSMGGFQAMVANDKDYIATRTSYKLDLRGPSLNVQTACSTGLVVIHAAVQSLLAGDCAMALAGAAAVQSPQAAGHLWQEGMLVTADGHCRAFDAAASGTIFGSGVGAVLLKPLKAALADGDHVYAVIKGTAVNNDGGVKVGFMAPSGTGETGVVRDALAASGVPPETITFMEAHGTGTALGDPIEVASLAAGLKSSTGLVPAGNCALGSVKTNVGHLQIASGIVGFIKTVLAVHHGQIPPTLHFQTPNPAIDLGNSPFYINTALVPWQPPAGVPRRAGVNSLGIGGTNAHAILEQAPVAPHVIAINDRPLHLLTLSARTPTALAALARSYGRFLADHPDTDPADLCFTANTGRKAFEHRHALVFDTVNALRAALAPLETVAPAALVAAPRIKIAFRFADHAEPGLGRELYRTAPPFRAQLDECDRLLSRRWPALSLVRCLYEEAPWPNDAAFTHAAVASLGIAAAALLRGWGLEPDGVLATGPGAMAAAGWALGELSLEDALERAGQDTATELPPTPDDAVVVDVSAAGWAGLLRDLGHVHVRGGAVDWAAFDQPYRRRRLSLPTYPFENRRYWLEPPKAVPRPCSGSPSASPAGPAVRQRADARRVL, encoded by the coding sequence ATGCCGCTGGACCATCCCGGCGCCAACGTCTTCCTGGGCGTGATGCCGGCCGTGACCGGCGCCTGGCAGGTCCACGTCCCCACCGCCCATATCCTGACCGATCCCCTGCGCTGGCTGGCGCTGCTGAGCCGCCATGGCGTCAGCATCTCCTGGGCACCCAACTTCGCCTTTTCCATGATCGGCCGCAGTGCCGACCGGCTGGCGGCGCTGAACCTGGATCTGTCCAGCGTCAGCTTCCTGGTCAGCGCCGGCGAACAGGTGGCGGCCGCCACCTCATCCACCTTCCTGGAACTGCTGGAAGGCTACGGCCTGCGCGACGGCGCGTTGCGCCCGGCCTTCGGCATGGCGGAAAGCTGCTCCGGCATCACCTGGTCCAAGGGGCTGACGCGGGACCAACTGGCCGGCAACCCCACCATCCTGTCCTTGGGGCCCCCCATCCCGGGCGCCGCCATCCGCATCACCGATGAGGACGGTCGCGTGCTGCCGGCCGGTGAGCTGGGCCTGCTGGAACTGTCCGGCCCCTCAGTGACGCAAGGCTATTACGACAACGCCGACGCGAACGCGGAAGCGCTGAAGCCCGGCGGCTGGTTCGCCACCGGCGACCTGGCCTATGTCGCGGAGGGTGAGCTGTACATCACCGGCCGCAAGAAGCAGATCATCATCATCAACGGCCTGAACATCCCGGCGCACGATATCGAGGCCGCGGCCGAGGAGGTGGCGGGCGTGGCCCCCTCCTTCACCGCCGCCTTTTCCGTCTTCAGCGCCGAGCGCGGAACGGAGGAACTGGTGCTGGTGTTCAGCCCGGCGGGCGATGTGGCGGAGGGCGACCTTGCCCGCCATCTGCGCGCCCACCTGACGCGCCGCACCGGCCTGGCCCCCACCCACCTGCTGGCCCTGCCGCCGCACCAGATCCCCAAGACCAACATCGGCAAAATCCAGCGCCTGGACCTGAAGCGCCGGTTCGAGAAGGGCGAGTTGCGCGGCTATCAGCTGGTGGCGGAGGCCCCGCGTCCGGCCGCGCCCCGCAAGAATGGCCGGGGGCAGGAGACGCTGATCACCACGGTGTGGGCCGACGCGCTGAGCCTGGCGGATATCGGCCCTGACGACAACTTCTTCGAACTGGGCGGCCATTCCGTCCTGCTGATCCAGGTGGCCGGCCGCCTGAAGGAACATTTCCCGGCACTGGAGCCGGTGGACCTGTTCCGTTTCCCCACCATCCGCACCCTGGCGGCCTATCTGCGGGACGCGGCCGAAGGGCCGGACGCCGCCCCCACCGCCCAAGCCACCGCCCCCCGCCGCGCCTATGAAGGGGAGACGGAGGTAGCGGTCATCGGCATCGCCTGCCGCTTCCCCGGTGCCGACAACCCGGCCGAGTTCTGGGCCAATTTGCAGGCGGGCCGCGAATCCATCGCCCGCTTCACCGTCGATGAGCTGGTGGCCGCCGGCTTCGACCGTACGGCGGTGTCGCATCCGGATTACGTTCCCGCCAGCCCGGTGCTGAAGGACGCCGCCGGCTTCGACGCCGCCTTCTTCGGTTATGGCGCCCGCGAAGCGGAACTGATGGATCCGCAGCAGCGCCTGTTCCTGCACTGCGCGTGGGAGGCGCTGGAGGACGCGGGCTACAACCCCTTCCAGTATGCAGGCCGCATCGGCGCCTTCGCCGGCGCCAGCATGAACACCTACTTCACCAACAACGTCCATCCCAACCGGCACAAGCTGGACCCGCGCGACCGCATCGACGTCTTCACCCTGGATTCCATGGGCGGCTTCCAGGCCATGGTGGCGAACGACAAGGACTACATCGCCACCCGCACCAGCTATAAGCTGGACCTGCGCGGCCCCAGCCTGAACGTGCAGACCGCGTGTTCCACCGGCCTGGTGGTCATCCATGCGGCGGTGCAGAGCCTGCTGGCCGGCGATTGCGCCATGGCCCTGGCGGGTGCCGCCGCGGTGCAGAGCCCGCAGGCCGCCGGCCATCTGTGGCAGGAGGGCATGCTGGTGACGGCCGACGGCCATTGCCGAGCCTTCGACGCCGCGGCATCCGGCACCATCTTCGGCAGCGGCGTGGGGGCCGTGCTGCTGAAGCCGTTGAAGGCCGCCCTGGCCGACGGCGACCATGTCTACGCCGTCATCAAGGGTACCGCCGTCAACAACGACGGCGGCGTCAAGGTGGGCTTCATGGCCCCCAGCGGGACGGGTGAGACCGGCGTGGTGCGCGACGCCCTGGCGGCATCCGGCGTGCCGCCCGAGACCATCACCTTCATGGAGGCGCACGGCACCGGCACGGCGCTGGGCGACCCCATCGAGGTCGCCAGCCTGGCCGCCGGCCTGAAATCGTCCACCGGCCTTGTCCCGGCGGGGAATTGCGCCCTGGGGTCGGTCAAGACCAACGTCGGCCATTTGCAGATCGCCTCGGGCATCGTCGGTTTCATCAAGACGGTGCTGGCCGTGCACCACGGCCAGATCCCGCCCACCCTGCATTTCCAGACACCCAACCCGGCCATCGACCTGGGCAATAGCCCCTTCTATATCAACACGGCACTGGTGCCGTGGCAGCCGCCGGCCGGCGTGCCCCGCCGGGCGGGCGTCAACTCCCTGGGCATCGGCGGCACCAACGCCCACGCCATCCTGGAACAGGCGCCGGTCGCGCCGCACGTCATCGCCATCAACGACCGGCCGCTGCACCTGCTGACCCTGTCGGCGCGCACGCCCACGGCGCTGGCCGCCCTGGCGCGGTCCTACGGCCGTTTCCTGGCCGACCATCCGGATACCGACCCGGCGGACCTGTGCTTCACCGCCAACACCGGCCGCAAGGCGTTTGAGCACCGCCACGCCCTGGTGTTCGACACGGTGAACGCCCTGCGCGCGGCACTGGCGCCGCTGGAAACGGTGGCCCCGGCCGCCCTGGTGGCCGCGCCCCGCATCAAGATCGCCTTCCGTTTCGCCGATCATGCCGAGCCCGGCCTGGGGCGTGAACTTTACCGCACGGCGCCGCCCTTCCGCGCCCAGCTGGACGAATGCGACCGCCTGCTCAGCCGCCGCTGGCCGGCACTGTCGTTGGTCCGCTGCCTGTATGAAGAGGCGCCCTGGCCGAATGACGCGGCCTTCACCCACGCGGCGGTGGCCAGCCTGGGCATCGCTGCGGCGGCGTTGCTGCGCGGCTGGGGCCTGGAACCCGATGGCGTCCTGGCCACCGGCCCGGGCGCCATGGCGGCGGCCGGCTGGGCCTTGGGCGAGTTGTCGCTGGAAGACGCGCTGGAGCGCGCGGGCCAGGACACCGCCACCGAACTGCCACCGACCCCCGATGATGCGGTGGTGGTGGACGTGAGTGCCGCCGGCTGGGCCGGGCTGCTGCGTGACCTGGGCCATGTTCATGTCCGGGGCGGTGCCGTGGACTGGGCCGCCTTCGACCAGCCCTACCGCCGCCGGCGCCTGTCGCTGCCGACGTACCCGTTCGAGAACCGCCGCTATTGGCTGGAGCCGCCCAAGGCTGTCCCCCGCCCCTGTTCTGGAAGCCCGTCCGCATCCCCTGCTGGACCGGCGGTTCGGCAGCGCGCTGACGCGCGACGTGTTCTATGA